The genome window CGTCGGGATCAAAGCACACGACGCCGGTCGCTGCGCCTGGCGAGGCGTTCAAGCCCTTGACCAGCGGCGTGCCCTTCGCTTTTTCGTCGATCTGCGCGTGCAGCAGCGCGCCGATGGACGCGGGCTCGATGCGGCGCAGCGCTTCCTCGCGGCTGATGTGACGTTCTTTCACCATGTCGGCCGCGATCTGCACGGCCGCAGCCGCGCTGCGCTTGCCGGAGCGCGTCTGCAGGATATACAATTTGCCGCGCTCGACCGTGAATTCGATGTCCTGCATATCGCGGTAGTGCTTCTCGAGTTTGTCGGCGATGTCCAGGAACTGGCGATAGATCTTGGGCTGCTGTTTCTCCAGCTCCGAGATCTTGACCGGCGTGCGGCTGCCGGAAACGACGTCCTCGCCTTGCGCGTTGAGCAAATACTCTCCGTAGAGTTTCTTCGCGCCGGTCGACGGGTCGCGCGTGAAGGCTACGCCGGTGCCCGAGTCCGGGCCCATGTTGCCGAACACCATCGTGACCACGTTGACCGCGGTGCCCCACCAGTCCGGATAGTGCATGTGGCGGCGATATTCGATCGCGCGCTTGCTGTTCCATGAATTGAAGACCGCTTCGACCGCCATGCGCAGCTGGATGAACACGTCTTCGGGAAAATCTTTTTTGGTATGATGGCGCACGAGCGCCTTATACTCGCTCGTCATGTTGCGGAAGGCCAGCGCGGTGAGTTCGGATTCCGATTGCACGCGCGCCTTGGAGACGTAGCGCTTGAGCACTTCCTCGAAGGGCTCTTTCTTCATGCCCAGTACGACGGTCGCGAACATCTGGACGAAGCGCCGATACGCATCCCACGCGAACTTGTCGTTCTTGGTGAGGATGACGAGCGCGTTGCAGGTCCGGTTGTTCAAGCCGAGGTTGAGCACGGTGTCCATCATGCCCGGCATGCTGACCCGCGAGCCGGAGCGCACCGACACGAGCAGCGGTTGGTTCTCGCCGCCGAACTCCTTGCCGGTCTTGCGTTCGAGCTCGACCATTCGCCGGTGCAGCTCTTCATCGAGGCCGTTCGGGAATTGCTTGCCCAATTCGAAGTAGCGCCGGCAGACTTCGGTCGTGACGGTGAAGCCCGGAGGCACGGGCAAGCCGATGCGCGTCATCTCGGCAAGGCCGGCACCCTTGCCGCCGAGGAGGTCGCGCATGTCGGCGCCGCCCTCCTCGAACGTGTACGTCATCTTGCCAAGGTGGAGTTTGGTCGGCGGTTCGAGCTTGCGGCTTTGGGCTTTGCGCGGCGGCGGCAGCGGCGGCATCGGCCGGACGGGGTCGTTGGGGCCGATCTCCGCGAGCACGAGCCCCGCGAAACCGTCCTGCTTGCCTTTGGGGGCGCCTTTTTTGACCTTGCCGTCCGTTTTGACGGCTACGCCCTTGCCGTTGGATCTCGACGGCTTTGCGGACGCGCTCTTGGACGGCTTTTTGGTCTTGACGGCTGCCTTGCTCGATTTCACTACTGGTGTGTCCCCCGCGCGTTCACCCACCGGTACAAGAACCGGCAGAACGGACGCAATCATGCTTCTTGTGTTCTTTGACGCGGGACAGAGAGAATCCCGTTGCCGTCGGCGAATTTAGGGGACGCAGGAGGACGACATCGTGATCGTTCGCTCGGTTCTCTTCCAGCGTTTGGCCATCGCCGCCGGCTGCGCCGCCGTGCTCCTCGTGGCCG of Candidatus Tumulicola sp. contains these proteins:
- the ppdK gene encoding pyruvate, phosphate dikinase, which encodes MKSSKAAVKTKKPSKSASAKPSRSNGKGVAVKTDGKVKKGAPKGKQDGFAGLVLAEIGPNDPVRPMPPLPPPRKAQSRKLEPPTKLHLGKMTYTFEEGGADMRDLLGGKGAGLAEMTRIGLPVPPGFTVTTEVCRRYFELGKQFPNGLDEELHRRMVELERKTGKEFGGENQPLLVSVRSGSRVSMPGMMDTVLNLGLNNRTCNALVILTKNDKFAWDAYRRFVQMFATVVLGMKKEPFEEVLKRYVSKARVQSESELTALAFRNMTSEYKALVRHHTKKDFPEDVFIQLRMAVEAVFNSWNSKRAIEYRRHMHYPDWWGTAVNVVTMVFGNMGPDSGTGVAFTRDPSTGAKKLYGEYLLNAQGEDVVSGSRTPVKISELEKQQPKIYRQFLDIADKLEKHYRDMQDIEFTVERGKLYILQTRSGKRSAAAAVQIAADMVKERHISREEALRRIEPASIGALLHAQIDEKAKGTPLVKGLNASPGAATGVVCFDPDDAVELKRRDKKCILVRPMTTPDDVHGMIAAEGILTSQGGATSHAAVVARGMGKPAVVGVEQMLIDLRNRQFTVKNKTIKEGDLITIDGTTGYVYEGELPMAAAKMTPQFDHILKWADEYRRLGVYANADTPEDAKKARDFGAEGIGLCRTEHMFMQIERLPVVQEMIMAETPDSRRKCLEQLLPMQREDFRGIFKAMKGLPVTIRLLDPPLHEFLPNLEDLLVEVTELRVGKGDAAELSAKERILRRVRALHESNPMLGLRVCRLGIVFPEIYQMQVRAIMEAATELRKERVDVRPLIMIPGVGTVTEMKALRDMVTTEADRIIKAAGTKVHYQVGTMIELPRACIVAHRIAEYAEFFSFGTNDLTQTVFGYSRDDAEASFIPVYLEKKILREDPFQIIDQDGVGEMMRMAMERGRMTKPDMKMGICGEHGGEPTSVEYCHKIGLDYVSCSPFRVPVARLAAAQSVLKERDAEAAASKKVDQD